The proteins below come from a single Megalops cyprinoides isolate fMegCyp1 chromosome 5, fMegCyp1.pri, whole genome shotgun sequence genomic window:
- the kcnv2a gene encoding potassium voltage-gated channel subfamily V member 2: protein MLNFKRRRQSLFPNYKLGGSDSTAREEDQTLPFAKESLVKQWNSMQDLSVDIYDVFAEDDDEDEKMPVSPLRLMSSPQKNYMLNINVGGKVYQMSYRVAAKYPKTRIGRLATYTDHNRKLDLCDDYIVQNNEYFFDRDPDVFHNIFTFYRTGVLWIKDELCPRNFLEEINYWGVRIKNTHRCCRISFEERQDELNEQLKVQRELQAEVEMEENEELFRDMAMGHTRRVIWNLMEKPFSSVTAKLMAVASSFFVLVSLVAMTMNTVEEMQYKTHAGQLSGKTYGEYVETFCIAFFTMEYLLRLVSTPDLKRFGRSVLNAVDLIAILPLYLQLILECFENDDYGKHTDIETVGRVGKLGQVLRIMRLMRIFRILKLARHSTGLRAFGFTLRQCYQQVGCLFLFIAMGIFTFSAMVYTVEHDVHHTNFTSIPHAWWWAAVSISTVGYGDMFPETHLGRLFAFACISFGIILNGMPISILYNKFSDYYTKLKAHEYTSNLKNRGKVRFTKRAVKKFTEICEQPKCSEHNHPSIEIDS, encoded by the exons ATGCTCAATTTCAAAAGACGGAGGCAGAGCCTCTTCCCCAATTACAAGCTTGGGGGCTCGGACTCCACTGCCAGAGAGGAGGATCAAACTTTGCCATTCGCCAAGGAAAGCCTGGTGAAGCAATGGAACTCCATGCAGGACCTAAGTGTGGACATCTACGATGTCTTTGCTGAGGACGACGATGAGGATGAGAAGATGCCCGTGTCGCCGTTGAGGCTTATGTCCTCCCCTCAAAAGAACTACATGCTCAACATCAATGTGGGGGGCAAGGTCTATCAGATGTCCTACAGGGTTGCAGCCAAGTACCCGAAGACCAGGATTGGACGGCTGGCCACGTATACCGACCACAACAGGAAGCTGGATCTCTGTGACGACTACATTGTCCAGAACAACGAGTACTTCTTCGACAGAGACCCTGATGTTTTCCACAACATCTTTACCTTCTACAGGACTGGGGTGCTCTGGATTAAAGATGAGCTGTGTCCCCGCAACTTCCTGGAGGAGATCAACTACTGGGGCGTCCGGATCAAGAACACGCACCGCTGCTGCAGGATCTCCTTCGAGGAGCGCCAGGACGAGCTGAATGAGCAGCTGAAGGTCCAGAGGGAGCTGCAGGCggaggtggagatggaggagaacGAGGAGCTGTTCCGCGACATGGCCATGGGCCACACCCGTCGGGTCATCTGGAACCTGATGGAGAAGCCCTTCTCCTCGGTCACCGCCAAGCTCATGGCAGTGGCTTCCAGCTTCTTTGTCCTGGTGTCCCTGGTGGCCATGACCATGAACACGGTGGAGGAGATGCAGTACAAGACGCACGCGGGCCAGCTGAGCGGGAAGACCTACGGGGAGTACGTGGAGACCTTCTGCATCGCCTTCTTCACCATGGAGTACCTGTTGCGGCTGGTGTCCACGCCCGACCTCAAGCGCTTTGGCAGGAGCGTGCTGAACGCCGTGGACCTGATCGCCATCCTCCCGCTCTACCTGCAGCTGATCCTGGAGTGCTTCGAGAACGACGACTACGGGAAGCACACGGACATTGAGACGGTGGGGCGGGTGGGCAAGCTGGGGCAGGTGCTCCGCATCATGCGTCTGATGCGCATCTTCCGCATCCTGAAGCTGGCGCGCCACTCCACAGGCCTGCGAGCATTCGGCTTCACTCTGCGCCAGTGCTACCAGCAGGTGGgctgcctcttcctcttcatcgcCATGGGCATCTTCACCTTCTCGGCCATGGTCTACACGGTGGAGCATGATGTCCACCACACCAACTTCACCAGCATCCCCCATGCCTGGTGGTGGGCAGCT GTCAGCATCTCCACTGTGGGCTATGGCGACATGTTCCCAGAGACACACCTGGGCCGGCTCTTCGCTTTTGCCTGCATCTCCTTTGGGATCATTTTGAACGGCATGCCCATTTCCATCCTCTACAACAAGTTCTCAGACTACTACACCAAGCTCAAGGCCCACGAGTACACCTCCAACCTGAAGAACCGTGGGAAAGTGAGGTTCACCAAGAGGGCAGTCAAAAAGTTTACAGAGATATGTGAACAACCCAAGTGCTCAGAGCACAACCACCCATCCATAGAAATTGACAGCTGA